One genomic segment of Catalinimonas alkaloidigena includes these proteins:
- a CDS encoding TonB-dependent receptor — translation MRTYLRLLILGVNLLCISISPLKAQSSTSVSGKVLDEASNAPLIGVNILVKGKVIGTITDTDGNFELTINDSPPLTLVVSSVGYQPKEVVVSEAQSTDLTIMLSEQAILGQEIVVSASRVEESILQSPVSIEKMDIRDIQSAAAPSFYDQIANLKGIDVSAQSLTFKSINPRGFGANGNTRVVQLIDGIDNQAPGLNFPVGNIVGIPELDLESVELLPGSASALYGPNAINGIILMNSKNPFEYQGLSVAAKLGITHIDGEDDDPGLYQSYGLRYAKAFNNRIAFKLNAEYLKAVDFIGVDYRDAQDLVERSPEGIDPNERNSRTYDGVNVYGDPLLNVGILGIGSGAEALLPLDERGNFTPTGYTEKEFVDNTTESLKLGGAIHYRINDKLEALAQFNQGFGSTVYTANDRFVLDDFSIWTAKAELRGTNFFLRGYRTQENSGDSYAANTLATLINVQTTIPTYVQGFAAVRLVGGSIDDAHALARTVSDNLREQNLNNGRFQELYDSLRQVPISEGGAKFLDETSLTHFEGMYNLSEQVDFAEVIVGANYRRYNLKSDGTLFALQDNGDEFDIDEWGAYIQLTKKLLDDKLDLTGSVRYDKNEYFDGQFSPRISGVYTAQGNHNFRASFQRGFRIPTTQDQFIDLDVVTRRLIGSNSVLVDRYNFESNTVYTTQSVIAAQQAYQADGDLAAARAILDPVEFEAFDTEKVNTFEVGYKGLINNKLLIDAYYYYSAYQDFVAEIDFAQTALGGNNGNPPYEGPANPDGIVTQSVPLQRFGFDVNADGTVNAHGFAAAVDYSLSKGYTLGGNVAYNKLIDQDDLIAQGFRAAYNTPEWRYNIRFANRKVTEELGFNIVWRWQDAFLWESSIGEGVIPAYQTLDAQVSYKIPELKTVLKVGGSNILNERFTTSFANPRMGALYYVSLTFDEFLN, via the coding sequence ATGAGAACATATTTACGCCTTTTGATATTAGGAGTAAATTTACTCTGCATATCGATAAGCCCTCTTAAAGCCCAATCCAGTACCAGTGTTTCAGGAAAGGTGCTAGATGAAGCAAGTAATGCCCCTTTAATTGGAGTAAATATTCTAGTAAAAGGTAAGGTAATTGGAACGATCACTGACACCGATGGTAATTTTGAACTTACTATCAATGACTCTCCTCCTCTTACCCTGGTTGTTTCCAGTGTAGGTTATCAACCGAAGGAAGTTGTCGTTTCCGAAGCACAATCGACTGACCTCACTATCATGCTTAGTGAGCAGGCTATATTGGGACAGGAAATAGTTGTTTCAGCATCCAGAGTAGAAGAATCTATCTTACAGTCTCCGGTTTCCATTGAAAAAATGGACATTCGCGATATTCAATCTGCCGCGGCACCCAGTTTTTATGATCAGATCGCCAATCTTAAAGGGATTGATGTCAGTGCTCAGAGCCTAACCTTTAAATCTATTAACCCCCGAGGTTTTGGCGCTAACGGCAATACCCGTGTAGTGCAACTGATAGATGGCATAGACAATCAGGCGCCCGGCCTTAACTTTCCTGTGGGTAATATTGTCGGTATTCCTGAGCTTGATCTGGAAAGTGTAGAATTACTGCCTGGCTCAGCCTCTGCCCTTTATGGCCCGAACGCGATCAACGGCATCATCCTAATGAACAGCAAAAACCCCTTTGAGTACCAGGGATTGAGCGTAGCAGCCAAGCTAGGGATAACCCATATTGACGGTGAGGACGATGATCCGGGATTATATCAATCTTATGGTTTACGCTATGCTAAAGCTTTTAACAACAGAATTGCTTTCAAGCTTAATGCTGAATACCTGAAGGCAGTAGATTTTATCGGTGTGGATTACCGGGATGCTCAGGACCTGGTAGAGCGCAGTCCTGAAGGCATTGATCCAAATGAGCGCAACTCCCGCACTTATGATGGAGTCAATGTGTATGGTGACCCTTTGTTAAACGTAGGTATTTTGGGCATTGGCTCGGGCGCTGAAGCATTGTTGCCCCTGGATGAAAGAGGAAACTTTACCCCTACCGGCTACACAGAAAAGGAATTTGTAGACAACACCACGGAAAGTTTAAAACTTGGAGGAGCAATACACTATCGTATCAATGATAAGCTGGAAGCGCTAGCCCAATTCAATCAGGGTTTTGGAAGCACGGTATATACTGCCAACGACCGTTTTGTACTGGACGATTTCTCTATCTGGACAGCCAAAGCAGAGCTGAGAGGAACCAACTTCTTCCTGAGAGGCTATCGCACCCAGGAAAACTCAGGAGATAGCTATGCCGCTAACACATTAGCTACCTTAATCAACGTACAAACGACTATTCCTACTTATGTACAAGGCTTCGCCGCTGTACGGCTTGTAGGCGGATCTATAGATGACGCTCATGCACTGGCCAGGACTGTGAGTGACAACCTGAGAGAGCAAAATCTTAACAATGGTCGCTTTCAGGAGCTATATGATTCTCTACGGCAGGTACCAATTTCAGAAGGAGGGGCCAAATTTCTGGATGAAACCAGCCTGACTCATTTTGAAGGTATGTACAACCTGAGTGAACAGGTAGATTTTGCTGAGGTAATCGTGGGAGCCAATTACCGTCGCTATAACTTAAAATCTGATGGTACCCTCTTTGCCCTGCAAGACAATGGAGATGAATTTGACATTGATGAATGGGGAGCCTACATACAGCTCACCAAAAAGCTGCTGGATGATAAGCTGGACCTCACCGGCTCAGTGCGCTATGATAAGAATGAATATTTTGACGGCCAGTTCTCTCCCCGAATTTCAGGGGTATATACTGCGCAGGGAAATCATAATTTCAGGGCATCCTTTCAGCGTGGCTTCCGCATTCCTACTACGCAGGATCAGTTCATTGACCTGGATGTAGTTACCCGCCGACTGATTGGAAGCAATTCCGTATTAGTAGACCGTTATAATTTTGAAAGTAACACAGTATACACTACCCAAAGTGTTATTGCTGCCCAGCAGGCTTACCAGGCCGATGGAGATTTGGCTGCTGCCCGTGCAATACTTGACCCGGTGGAGTTTGAAGCGTTTGATACAGAGAAAGTCAACACATTTGAAGTAGGCTATAAAGGCCTGATCAATAATAAACTGCTGATAGATGCCTATTACTATTACAGTGCTTATCAGGATTTTGTCGCTGAAATTGATTTCGCCCAAACTGCGCTGGGAGGTAACAACGGGAACCCTCCTTATGAAGGGCCAGCCAATCCTGATGGAATCGTAACCCAGTCTGTTCCTCTTCAGCGTTTTGGCTTTGATGTCAATGCGGATGGTACGGTGAATGCTCACGGATTTGCAGCAGCGGTAGATTATTCTCTAAGCAAAGGATATACCCTGGGAGGAAACGTAGCTTACAACAAGCTCATAGATCAGGATGATCTGATTGCTCAGGGCTTCCGCGCGGCCTACAACACTCCTGAGTGGAGATATAATATCCGCTTTGCCAATCGCAAGGTCACAGAAGAGCTGGGCTTTAATATCGTATGGAGATGGCAGGATGCTTTCTTGTGGGAATCTTCAATAGGAGAAGGAGTTATTCCGGCCTATCAGACACTGGATGCTCAGGTGAGCTACAAAATTCCTGAACTGAAGACCGTGCTGAAGGTTGGGGGCTCTAACATTCTGAACGAACGCTTTACCACCTCCTTTGCCAACCCCCGTATGGGTGCCCTGTATTATGTATCACTCACCTTTGATGAATTCCTGAACTGA
- a CDS encoding M3 family oligoendopeptidase, translated as MEDIKIPEKKDRAFLPEDFQVSSWEAVKPYFDDLLQRDIGSAADLRKWFQDRSELEAVLSENLAWRYIKMTCDTTNEKIRESYNEFITQIQPKIEPVSNELNQKALKSPYLEELKQEEGYPIMIRELEKDAKIYREENIPLKTEEQQEAQNFGAISGDMSVEIDGQEMTLQQAANLLQSVDRVEREDAYRKITKRRLQDKEKLDALFGKLISVRDKIGKNAGFENYRDYMFAAMGRFDYSKEDCFDFHEAVAKEVVPMLNDLAKDRKSSLGLEKLRPWDKAVDPSGEPPLKPFQHGNELTVKTIECFSKLDDYLGERIAIMQAMGHLDLESRKGKAPGGYNYPLAETGVPFIFMNATSNLRDMVTIMHEGGHAVHSFLTRDLELNNFKHAPSEIAELASMSMELIAMDHWDLFFTDEDDLKRAKRQHLEQIIETLPWVATIDKFQHWIYEHPEHSTEERKQAWNEIFGTFSDSITDWSDLEEERSNLWQKQLHLFEVPFYYIEYGFAQLGAVAVWKNYKDDPEKGLKGYKNALKLGYTRTIPEVYEAAGIKFDFSTTYIHSLMHFVRDELNKI; from the coding sequence ATGGAAGACATCAAGATACCCGAAAAGAAAGACAGAGCTTTCTTACCCGAAGATTTTCAAGTAAGCAGTTGGGAAGCTGTAAAGCCTTATTTTGACGATTTGCTGCAGCGTGATATAGGTTCAGCAGCAGACCTTCGCAAATGGTTTCAGGACCGTAGCGAACTGGAAGCCGTACTTTCAGAAAATCTGGCCTGGCGCTACATCAAAATGACCTGTGACACTACCAACGAAAAGATACGGGAAAGCTATAATGAGTTCATCACCCAGATTCAGCCTAAAATTGAGCCGGTGAGCAATGAACTTAATCAGAAAGCCCTTAAATCTCCGTACTTAGAAGAATTAAAGCAGGAGGAAGGCTACCCTATTATGATCCGTGAATTGGAAAAGGATGCTAAGATCTACCGCGAAGAAAACATTCCGCTCAAAACTGAAGAGCAGCAGGAAGCTCAGAATTTTGGTGCTATATCCGGTGACATGAGCGTAGAAATTGACGGGCAGGAAATGACACTACAACAAGCTGCAAACCTGCTCCAATCCGTTGACCGTGTAGAACGGGAAGATGCTTACCGTAAAATCACCAAACGCCGCTTGCAAGACAAAGAAAAGCTGGACGCCCTCTTTGGCAAACTGATAAGCGTACGCGATAAAATCGGAAAGAACGCCGGTTTTGAAAACTACCGCGACTATATGTTTGCTGCTATGGGTCGCTTTGACTATAGCAAAGAGGACTGCTTTGATTTTCATGAAGCAGTAGCTAAAGAAGTAGTGCCTATGCTTAATGATTTGGCAAAAGACCGTAAATCAAGCCTGGGTCTGGAGAAGCTACGTCCCTGGGATAAAGCCGTAGATCCTAGCGGAGAGCCTCCCTTAAAACCGTTCCAGCACGGTAATGAGTTAACTGTAAAAACAATAGAATGCTTTAGTAAGCTTGATGATTATCTGGGCGAACGTATTGCCATTATGCAGGCGATGGGGCATCTTGATCTGGAATCACGCAAAGGAAAAGCTCCGGGCGGCTATAACTATCCGCTGGCTGAAACAGGTGTACCTTTTATTTTTATGAACGCAACCTCTAATCTGCGTGATATGGTGACCATCATGCACGAAGGAGGACATGCGGTACATTCTTTCTTAACCCGTGATCTGGAGCTTAATAACTTCAAGCATGCGCCTTCGGAAATAGCTGAGCTGGCTTCCATGTCTATGGAACTCATCGCAATGGATCATTGGGACCTTTTTTTCACCGATGAAGATGATCTTAAGCGCGCCAAGCGCCAGCATCTGGAACAGATCATAGAGACCCTGCCCTGGGTAGCCACTATAGATAAGTTTCAACATTGGATATATGAGCACCCTGAACATAGTACAGAAGAGCGCAAGCAAGCGTGGAATGAGATCTTTGGCACTTTCTCCGATAGTATTACAGATTGGAGCGATCTGGAAGAAGAACGTAGCAACCTTTGGCAAAAGCAGCTTCATTTATTTGAAGTACCGTTTTATTATATAGAATATGGTTTTGCACAGCTTGGGGCAGTCGCTGTATGGAAAAACTATAAGGACGATCCTGAAAAGGGATTAAAAGGTTACAAAAACGCCCTCAAACTAGGCTACACGCGTACCATTCCTGAAGTCTATGAGGCAGCAGGAATCAAGTTTGACTTTAGCACAACGTACATACACTCTCTCATGCATTTTGTCCGAGATGAGTTAAATAAAATATAA
- a CDS encoding ferredoxin--NADP reductase — translation MSNKYHQLTVREIIRETSDAITIVFDQTEERLQYEAGQFLTLILPIDGERVRRSYSLSTCPFLDKYPAVTVKRVASGKVSNYLNDQLKAGDTLEVMQPMGKFTTTLIGTEQRHLIMFGGGSGITPLMSIMKSVLYAEPKTKVSLIYANRDEESIIFKNQLDALSRKYDRTFKVIHILEEPSPDFPSLHGRIEPEQVRALLADLPQLPAVDTEYFICGPSGMMHNAIEGLKMLAVDHNRIHKESFVAGITSPSEGKEQEFIPSPENSEVSEESADKPVEDGLIGAFKTENETVKEVQEVTVVYDGEEYTFPVEPGNSILHTALALDIDLPYSCQSGICTACMGKCTSGRVKLDEEDTLTDGELQQGFVLTCVGHPLTPNVRIEID, via the coding sequence ATGAGTAACAAATACCATCAACTTACAGTACGAGAAATTATAAGAGAAACATCAGATGCCATTACGATCGTTTTTGATCAGACTGAAGAAAGACTGCAATATGAGGCCGGACAGTTTCTTACCCTTATTTTACCTATAGATGGAGAAAGAGTCAGACGCTCTTATTCATTATCAACCTGCCCTTTTCTGGATAAGTATCCGGCAGTGACAGTAAAGCGAGTAGCATCCGGTAAAGTGTCTAACTATCTGAACGATCAGCTCAAAGCGGGAGATACTTTAGAGGTAATGCAGCCTATGGGTAAGTTTACCACGACTTTGATCGGCACAGAGCAAAGGCACCTTATCATGTTTGGCGGGGGAAGCGGCATCACACCCCTTATGTCCATCATGAAATCGGTATTGTATGCCGAACCTAAAACCAAAGTCTCGCTGATCTACGCTAATCGCGATGAAGAGTCCATTATATTCAAGAATCAACTGGACGCCTTAAGCAGGAAATATGATCGCACCTTTAAGGTTATTCATATTCTGGAAGAACCCTCACCAGACTTTCCTTCTTTGCATGGGCGGATAGAACCGGAGCAGGTAAGAGCGCTTTTAGCTGACTTACCACAACTTCCCGCGGTAGATACCGAATACTTTATCTGTGGCCCTAGTGGAATGATGCATAATGCTATAGAGGGATTGAAGATGCTGGCTGTGGATCACAATCGTATTCATAAAGAAAGCTTTGTGGCAGGTATTACTTCTCCCTCAGAAGGAAAAGAGCAAGAGTTTATTCCTTCGCCGGAGAATAGTGAGGTTTCTGAGGAATCAGCCGATAAACCGGTAGAGGACGGCCTCATTGGAGCTTTTAAAACTGAAAACGAAACTGTTAAAGAGGTACAGGAAGTTACCGTAGTATATGATGGAGAAGAGTATACTTTTCCTGTTGAACCTGGTAACTCCATTCTTCATACCGCACTGGCGCTGGACATTGACTTGCCTTACTCATGCCAGAGTGGTATCTGCACCGCTTGTATGGGTAAGTGTACTTCAGGAAGAGTAAAGCTGGACGAGGAAGATACGCTTACGGATGGTGAACTTCAGCAGGGATTCGTATTGACCTGTGTCGGCCACCCTTTAACTCCTAATGTAAGAATTGAAATTGACTAA
- the purB gene encoding adenylosuccinate lyase, with amino-acid sequence MNLSTLTAISPIDGRYRSKTDALAQYFSEYALIRYRVQVEVEYFIALCELRLPQLSGVDTAVFPELRKVYEDFSEKDAASIKEIEKVTNHDVKAVEYFLKEKWDALGLTESKEFIHFGLTSQDINNTAIPASMKDAIQQEVLPLLKEVMDKILQKAEEWKDIPMLARTHGQPASPTRVGKEWMVFYERLQQQRALLETLPHAAKFGGATGNFNAHAVAYPDTDWLAFGNQFTEKYLGLRRSHPTTQIEHYDMLAALFDNLKRINVILLDFSRDVWQYVAMNYLKQKVVANEVGSSAMPHKVNPIDFENAEGNLGIANALFEHMAAKLPISRLQRDLTDSTVLRNIGVPLGHTLIAFHSLLKGLGKIEINEEAIHDDLEENWAVVAEGIQTILRREGFPNPYEALKTLTRKQERITEAAIKQFVHSLEVSEEVKQELLTVTPFNYTGISSDKK; translated from the coding sequence ATGAACTTAAGCACTTTGACGGCCATCTCACCTATAGATGGCAGATATAGAAGTAAAACGGACGCTTTAGCACAGTATTTCTCAGAATACGCGTTAATCCGATACCGTGTACAGGTAGAAGTAGAGTATTTTATTGCGCTATGTGAACTGCGTCTTCCTCAGCTTTCGGGGGTAGATACGGCTGTTTTTCCTGAATTGAGGAAAGTTTATGAAGATTTTAGTGAGAAAGACGCAGCCTCTATTAAAGAAATAGAGAAAGTTACCAATCATGATGTCAAAGCGGTTGAATATTTTCTGAAAGAAAAGTGGGATGCGCTGGGGCTTACCGAATCCAAAGAGTTTATTCACTTTGGACTCACCTCGCAGGACATTAACAATACCGCTATTCCTGCCTCCATGAAAGATGCAATACAGCAGGAGGTACTGCCTCTGCTAAAAGAGGTAATGGATAAGATTCTTCAAAAAGCGGAGGAATGGAAAGATATTCCTATGCTGGCACGTACTCACGGTCAACCCGCTTCGCCTACCAGGGTAGGTAAAGAGTGGATGGTGTTTTACGAAAGACTTCAGCAGCAACGGGCCTTACTGGAAACACTTCCTCATGCTGCTAAATTTGGTGGTGCAACCGGCAACTTCAACGCTCATGCTGTGGCTTACCCTGACACAGACTGGCTGGCCTTCGGAAATCAGTTTACAGAAAAATATTTAGGCTTACGCCGCAGTCATCCGACTACCCAGATCGAGCATTATGATATGCTGGCTGCCCTTTTTGATAACCTGAAGCGGATTAACGTAATTCTGCTGGATTTCAGCCGCGATGTATGGCAGTATGTTGCTATGAACTACCTGAAGCAGAAAGTGGTAGCCAATGAAGTAGGCTCATCAGCCATGCCGCATAAAGTGAACCCCATAGATTTTGAAAATGCTGAAGGTAACCTGGGCATTGCCAATGCCTTGTTTGAGCATATGGCGGCCAAGCTACCGATCTCTCGCCTGCAGCGGGACCTGACTGACTCTACGGTATTGCGTAACATTGGCGTTCCTTTAGGACATACTTTAATCGCTTTTCATTCACTGCTTAAAGGTTTGGGTAAGATTGAAATCAATGAAGAAGCGATACATGATGATTTGGAAGAAAACTGGGCGGTAGTGGCCGAAGGCATACAGACCATATTGAGGCGCGAAGGTTTCCCCAATCCATATGAAGCGCTGAAAACCCTGACTCGCAAGCAGGAAAGAATTACTGAGGCAGCGATTAAGCAATTCGTACACTCGCTGGAAGTGAGTGAAGAGGTGAAACAAGAGCTATTGACAGTAACTCCTTTTAATTATACGGGGATAAGCAGTGACAAGAAATAA
- the greA gene encoding transcription elongation factor GreA — protein sequence MAQVSYYTQEGLQKLKDELNELKTKGRTDIAKQIAEARDKGDLSENAEYDAAKDAQGMLEMKIAKLEEVVGNARVLDESKLDTSKVSILSKVKIKNQQNGAEMTYTLVSEEEADLKNGKISVKSPIGKGLLGKKVGDTAEIQAPAGTMKFEIKDISI from the coding sequence ATGGCACAGGTATCTTATTACACACAAGAAGGATTACAGAAGCTCAAGGATGAGCTGAATGAACTCAAAACTAAGGGCAGAACAGATATTGCCAAGCAGATAGCAGAAGCACGCGATAAGGGTGATTTGAGTGAAAATGCTGAATATGATGCTGCCAAAGATGCCCAGGGGATGCTGGAAATGAAAATCGCCAAACTGGAAGAGGTAGTGGGGAATGCCCGTGTGTTGGATGAGTCAAAGCTTGACACTTCCAAGGTTTCAATACTTTCTAAGGTGAAGATCAAGAATCAGCAGAATGGAGCTGAGATGACTTATACACTGGTTTCTGAAGAAGAAGCAGATCTCAAAAACGGAAAAATTTCCGTTAAGTCACCCATTGGCAAAGGCTTGTTGGGAAAGAAAGTAGGGGATACTGCCGAAATCCAGGCTCCCGCCGGTACCATGAAATTTGAGATCAAAGACATATCCATTTAG
- a CDS encoding HIT family protein, protein MASIFTKIINREIPAYIVAENDHALAFLDIRPLTKGHTLVIPKQEVDYLFDLDDDSYTQLQLFAKEVALKIDKVIPCERISTAVIGLEVPHAHIHLIPINSMSDANFGNPKLQLADEEMEQIAEKIRSAT, encoded by the coding sequence ATGGCTAGCATATTCACCAAAATCATCAATCGCGAAATACCTGCATATATTGTTGCTGAGAATGACCATGCGCTGGCGTTTCTGGACATTCGCCCTTTGACCAAAGGACATACCCTGGTCATCCCTAAGCAAGAAGTAGATTATCTTTTTGATCTGGACGATGACTCCTATACGCAACTGCAACTATTTGCTAAAGAGGTAGCGCTTAAAATAGACAAAGTTATTCCCTGTGAGCGAATTAGCACTGCGGTGATTGGACTGGAAGTGCCTCATGCCCACATTCACCTCATTCCTATTAATAGCATGAGTGATGCTAACTTTGGTAATCCTAAACTGCAGCTTGCTGATGAAGAAATGGAGCAGATTGCTGAAAAAATACGCTCCGCTACATAA